A stretch of DNA from Nitrosopumilus zosterae:
CGGATTATCCCGAAGAGACTTTCTAAAGTTGATGGGTGCCGCAGGAACTGGACTAGCATTTGCTCCGTTTGTTCCATTTGGCAATTTCATGCCAAATCCAAATCAGGCATCACTTGAAAAAGTCCCCGTAATTTTACCTGATGGCACTCAGGCAAATATCAATACGTATCCAATTAATCACGCCGAAGTAATCACATATCCATCAACTGGTGATGCGGCACTTGATGCTGAAGCATTTCGTAAATGGCAATTCATCAGACTTCCTGAAGAGTTAGGTGGAAGAAAAAAAGACACATCGTCTCTTAGAGCATACAGTATGATATGCTTGCATCTTTGGTGCTTGTGGAAATATTGGCCAGATGAGGGAAGAAAGAGAGGCGAATGTCCC
This window harbors:
- a CDS encoding ubiquinol-cytochrome c reductase iron-sulfur subunit → MSELGTKKSDGLSRRDFLKLMGAAGTGLAFAPFVPFGNFMPNPNQASLEKVPVILPDGTQANINTYPINHAEVITYPSTGDAALDAEAFRKWQFIRLPEELGGRKKDTSSLRAYSMICLHLWCLWKYWPDEGRKRGECPCHGSMYDPVTGTAFVGPASVQAAPSNTLAQLTLEIDSDGFVFILPPKFNANDNGVIGYGRFA